The DNA sequence TCTACCAGTCCTCCAGATACTTACACCAGTACTTCGGCACCTCATAAAACCGTGGACACTGCCACATTCCGGGCTTGGCACCACCCTCCAGGTGTCTCAATACCGGACGGAAAGCACGAGCAGTCACGTTGGATTTGGCACAATACAGTACAGAGCTCATGTGAAGTGTCACTGGTTCAGGTATAGGACGCAAGAAATGAATCGAGGGAGTGAATATCTTTCGGGATCGTTTCAAGAAACAAAGTGGTGGGAGTCCCAGCCCTACAGACTGAATTTGGCAGGAAGGTGAAGTAGACATGTATGACGAGTTGGTCATGTTTTAATGAGTTTTATGAATTGAGACGAGGATATTCAGTATTACCCTTCAGCATTTACTTTAGGGACAGGCAGGGCTTCCAAGCTTGAACAAATAGCACTCATATGTCATTCAATAATATAGGCCGCCAAAACTAATTTTTTAGCTAAAGCCTTTGCAATAGAAAATTAGAAACAACACCTACATGGATATATATAATTACTAGTGGCATTAATCATCCGATTATATATTATTTACTAGGGGCATACAATTACATACTTTGCAGCATCTCATCCTACATTAAAGCCTGCGTTACCGTTCTTCTGAGTTGAATTTGTTCCAAGCTTCCTGTAGTCAAATTTTAGGGTTAAAACATACCAATTTAACGAAATAAGACGAGTGAATAAAAATCACACTGTTTATGGAGAGTGAATTACCATTCCTCTTTTCACAGTCATACTTGTAAGCAACAAAACACATTGGCACACGACATACCTTTAGAAGATCGAAAACTTTTTCACATATGTACTTCTGGTGAATACTGGCACCACGTTGTTGTAATTTGTCAGGATGAACACAAAGAGTGGCTTTCCTGTAAGCTCTCTTTACAGCAGCAGCAGTTATCACTTCTGTCAAGGGAATAGGGTGCCAACCACTATCAGGCCCAAGGATCTGCCAATGAAGAAAAATTAGTAAAACAACAATACTCTAGAGATTTGAGGTAGTAGAAAAAACCTATGCCATGATTCCAAAATACACTAGAATAATAAACCTACATATTGCAAAGTCGAAAGTAATGCGCGCAAGTTCCCCTCTTTTCCGCTGGACCACCTCTTAACATCCGCATCCAGAGTCTCGGCTAATCTCTGCAAACAAAATTAGAGACGGGCAAATCAGCGAGAAATCAAAAAAGACTTTGAAGTTCCCAAGTTTATCAAATGTTGAGAGAATATATACATTTCTCTCTGCTTGCTCTCTTTGTGCAAGAAGATCACGCATATTCTTCTCCGCAAGAGCTTTTGCCTGAAACAGTGCCAGAAAACTTGGAGTTATTATCTTGTGTATAGATCAGAGCTCTAAAAGATTCAAATGAAGTTTAATCATACCGCTCGCTCAGCTGTTCTAGCATGTCTCTCTAGTCTAGCTTTACACCTTTGAGCCGATTCACCTTCAACTCCTTCATATCTCTCTGTGTAATAGGAAGTTTGCAAAAAGACCATcagcatagaatcaatcaacCAAGCATTAAATTTGATAGAAACTGAGAATAAGTTTAAACAAGGATTTCCGTGGAATAACCACTGGAGTGCTATACACATACCACCATAAGCTGTAGAATAAGGGTGTCTTGATTTCTGTGGGTCCTGTAGATCCTGTGAATTAACAGCCAATTTAGATTGTTGTTGGAGTCATTCATCAAATGCTAGAAAAATccagcaggaaaaaaaaaaaaaatactcaccGAGGATGAAGAGCAATGTCTCAATCCATTATTTCTGGAAGATGCACTAAATTTATCAGAAACAGATCTTTGTACTCGTTCTCTTGTCTCAAAAGAAGCCCTTTCAGCCATTAGTTTTTCTGCAGCACGCTCTCGAGCCTCTGCAGTTGCCCTCTCCACTGCAGCACGCTCCGCCTTGAGCCTGGCCTCCATAGCTGCCTTCCCAGCTAATGACTTCTCCCTGGCCTCTGCACATGCTTTCTCTAATCTTTCACGAGCCTCTGCCATTGCTCTCTGTCGAGCGTCAGCTGTTGCTCTCTCCAAAGCAACCCTTTCTGCTCTCTCACGAGCTTCCACATATGCCCAGTCGCGAGCTTCAAGTGTTGCCCTGTCAACAGCCATCCTGTCCTTTTCTCTTTccctctccctttctctttcttcctcaATCTTCCTAAGGCGATCATTTTCaagctctctttctcttttcaacctttctttttctttttccctattTAATGGATTTTCTTTAAGATTCTTAGCTTTCCACTCTGATGCCTGGCTTGCATTGACCTGCTGAGATGATTTCCGGTTGTTTATTTCTGCCATAGCCGGATGAGCTGCTTCTGTTTTCCTTCTATTGTCAACAAACTCTTTCACAGGTTCAGCTGCCAAGTTTTCTTCCTGATTTGAGGAAGCATGGACTTGCTTCGagtccttttctctctctttccattcCTGAGCACATTCCATCTTTTGAGTTTCATGATCAGAGTCCTTTTGAGAGGTACTATTGATTGGTTGTGGTTTTTCAAAGCCAGAGCTAGCTTCTACTGCCTTCTTCACAAAGTTGACAAAAGGAATTGACTCATAGGCATCATCCATTCTGAATTGGCCTTTTCCAGATTCTGTGCCTCCTTGGGCCAAGCCAGATAAGCCAGCTGCTTTGAACTTCTCATCAACCGGCCCATTTTTTGTTTCAACTCCCCCCAGTTCTCTTTTCCTAACTTTAGGTTCAGCTctaatttcttcttttgctttcttcaCACTGGAATCTAAAGGAAGAGATTCATTAGCATCTTTCCTTCTGAACCGCTTCTCTCCATCTTCCAACTCCTCTTGGGACAAGGCAGATGCCTTGTATTCTAAATCAAGCGACACATTTACTGATTCAACAACTTCTGGACCTGATTGTGTATCactatttttgttgttggtctttttctctccattttcttcatGAGCATGCACCTCTTGAAATTCCTTCATTGTTTCACTGTTCTCATCATGGTTTCTTGCTATTTGAGTTGGTTGAGAGTTCTCATTGCAATCCTGGTTGCATGTCTCATCAGATACCTTGTGATCCTCTACTTCCATGTGCAAATGTGTTTTTTTAACCGACCTGAGTTCCTGAACATTTTCATTCCTCTCTGTTCCcttttgtgttttatttaggACTTCCACATCTTCCCTGTCATCAGCAACTTTAATATTCTTTTCGGTTTCTTCCGACACACTAGCCTCATCTAACTTTTGTTGAATTTCTGCCTGCTTAAATGCTTTTTCCTGAGACTCCTTCAATCTTTTTATGGCATACTGCTGCTCATGAGAATGAGCCATTTTAAGTCTCCGCTCATTTTCCTCTCTTTCACGGGCATCCTTTTGTCTCTTCTGATATTCTTCCAACTCAAGAGCTTCTTTTAGCCGCttctcattttcttctctttgagCAGCCTCTTTCtgtctctttttgttttctcgTTCGAGAGCCTCCTTTAATTTCTTCTCATTCTCTTGCAACTCTAGAGCCTTTTTCAGCCTCTTCTCATTTTCCtcctttaacctcttctcattTTCTTCCTTCTCAAGAGCCTCCTTCAGTCTCttctcattttcttctctttgagCAGCCTCTTTCTGTCTCCTTTTGTTTTCTCGTTCAAGAGTCTCCTTTAATTTCTTCTCATTCTCTTGCAACTCTAGAGTCTTTTTCAACCTCTTCTCATTTTCTGCCTGCTCAAGAGCCTCCTTTAACCTTTTCTCGTTTTCTTCCTTCTCAAGAACCTCCTTCAGTCTCTTCTCATTTTCGGCTTGTTTAAATGCCTCTATGAGCCTTCTTTCATTCTCTTCCTGCTCCAAAGTCTCTTGTCTGTTTTCAATGCCTTCCATTCCACGAGATTCCTTATGTCTTTCCTCAATTCTAATTGATTTATCATTTTCTTGCAACTTCGCTTCATTGTCCTTCTGCTGCGTAGCATTTTCAACATTGAACTTACTTTCTTTACCTTCAACCTCTGCCATATTTTCATGTTTGTCTGATTTCACAGATCTCCCTCTTTGCTTCTCAGACTCTGCAGGCAGCTTGCCCACTCTAGAACTCATCTCATTCTCTCCCTTCTCAAAAGTTTCTTGAgtcactttttcctttttttcatgCTCTTTCCGCCTCCGTGACTCTTTAGCATCTTTTGATCTTGCATTGCATTCCTCCAATCCACGATGTTTCTTCTCCAGATCTTCTGGATCATGAACTTCAACAACAGCTCTGAGTTTTTTATCAGTTTCTTGCTGCTCTAATACTTCCAAGGTTGTTTTGTCTTTCTGTCTCTGTTCATGCCCTTTTGTGCTCTGAACCAAAATCTCATCTTTGTTTGCTTGCTCAAAAGCCTTCTTGGTGTCATCTAATGCCACCAATTCAAAATACTGCGTTGCTTCTTGCCATTCACTAGCTTCATTAATTTTGAAAGACCCCTGAGATGACCAGGATCCCTTCCCATGCTTCTCCTGTACAAGATTTTCAGCTGCCTCGGAAGATTTTTCATATCCTAAAGATTCTGGATCTTCTCTGACTTTCTTCAAAACCTTTTGTGTTTCCTCACTAACAGCAAATTTCAATCTACTGTCTTCTCTTTCAGAAGTTCCCCGGACTCTATCATCTTTCTTACAGCTGGAACCATCAGCAACTTTACCCACCTTTACTTCctcctcttttatttctttctttgaccGGGATTTTGAACGACTACGGTAACCCTCTTTCTTCCTCTGCATTAACTCCTTTGCACTTCTCAATTGTACTCTAGCTTTCTCCATTGCTTCTTTCATAGCTGCTGCGGAGACTGCAGCAGATGAACTTGCATCTACCTCTACATCAAAGAAAGGGGGTGAACTATCACCAGTTCTCTCATCAGAAGAAACAGTGTTAGAATTGGAAGACAGTCTACCAGAATCTCCACTGTTGTCATCAACTATGGGTGGTGGCCGACAGGGTGGTGGCAAAGGAGAGGGCTGAGTTCTAAGATTTATATCCGATATAGTTACAAATGGCTCTTTATGACGAGAACCATTTCTACCATATCCTTTTTCAGGTTTATGGCTGTCTCCATAAGCCTGTCTGGCTGAACTACCATTAGGGGGGTGTGACACAGTCTTTCTGAGATGCTTTTCATTTACCATTTCCACATTAGAGTACATATTGAACTTTCTATCATCAGTCACCAGCAAGCTTTGATTGTTGAAATTTGTCTGTTGCACGGGAGTAATTTCATCTGGCATATATCTGTATCCAGGAGCAGCAGTTACCGGATTTGCATGAGTCCTCCCATTCAAAGATTCTTTATTGCTTTTTTGATGAACTTTGTTATATGATATGCCAAACTCAGAGCTGCCATCAAATGAATAGTAAGGATCTCCATCTGTAAAGCTTTGGTTCTTGACAGAATGATTCGACTCTCCTGAGAGAGACCCAGATTCTGCTGGAGTCCTATGAATGAGCAAGCAAAGGAAAAATATTATAACATCAACTTCTAGCATCACAAAGTTCAAATTAGGTACAAACAACTTTTCCCCTTCATTTGATATGACCAAAATAGAAAAACAGCTTCATTTTTAAAATGACTCATCCAGATAAATTAGTCTATCGTCTGCGGCAGAAATTAAGAACAAGAAGTTTTTCAAGCAGAAATGTTGAACCCAGATTAAAGTCGcagcctttttttcttttcttttttacagAAAAACACTTGGTTCAACCACCATTTTCTCAATTTATAACCTAACCAGTTCCTTACTTAAACAAACCGAAGAACCCTAGATTAAAGTTTAACCAACTCTTCAAAATTAACCCATGTATCTTAATCTACAAGGCTTTGTTTTGACAACTTTAACCTCACAAACATGGAAACACATTTTTCCCCCAAAATTCCCAAAACCACAAACCTTGTTCAAAAAGCTCAAAAATTTAACTGTCATACTAATACCACATCTCTAATTAAACACACATTTCAGTAAAAATTACTTGAGAGAAAAGCACTTTGAGCTCATTTTGAATGAGAAATTAACCAAATGAAAGCACCAAAAAGCTAGAAACTGGCTTGTGATCATACCAAGCTTCGTCGGAGGAACCACCATCTCCGCCGTACGGTTGCTTGACCAGGTCGTCGTAGGCGACGGCGAAATCCAGGCCGTCGAAGCCTCCGAAGACCTCGGAGTAGTCGAAGCCGGAGCTGCGCACATCGAAGAACTCCTCATTGTCGTCGTCGGCGGCGGAGGCGGCGACGGGGACCTCGAGCACGGGAATCGAGGAGGCGCGTGAGGCGTGGAAGGCGCCGAAAATCTCTCCGTAGTCCTCGAGGCGCGGGgagagggaggaggaggaggaggagaggccGAACTTGGGCGGGCCGCCGTAAACGTCGTCGTATAGGGTCTTGGCGAGGAAGCCGCCATTGCTGATCACTTTGGAAGCGGAGCGGTTGGGATGGCGAGAATGCGAGAGGTTCTCCATGAAAAAGAAGAGagcttgaagaagaaaggagaaactagggtttgggACTAGGCTTCAACGCACCGTTttgggttctctctctctctcgctctcttttTCTTGCTTTGCTTTGGTTTTGTGCAgcaaaagaggaagagagagcagAGCTGCTGCAGCAGAGTCTGAGAGAGAGGACTCTGAGAagtgagagaggaagaagaaagtggGAAATTAAAAAAGTAAAATGTGAAATGACCGAAGAGGACACTCCTATTATTGCGTTGCATGACCGGGAGAAtttctccctttttctttttcttttattttagttttctacgggttctaatttttttattttgtttagttttgaCTAGTTTTGCTTATGGTAATCGGGCTCTTCATTTCAATCTGAAGATAGGAAAAGTAATAATAACATTTTGATTCTAAGGGTTTCTTGAAAATAACTAGGTTGTACCGTATTTTTTCTAGAACAAATACACTTTGGAAGTCTCCTGTTATTCAATATAttgtgtttcttctttttcttttttgtacttCACACACACGTAAATTTTTTAATGTGCATTTGAATTCACGATCAACGACTCTTAAAATACGGCAAAGGAGAATTATGTCTTTACACAAACCAGTCCCGCCAAACTACCTGCCTCATGGTAGATTCTGTTTTCCGCTATTTGTTATTAATTAAGGCGCTAAAACTCTAACAAATCTAACAAATGAGATTTGACAAACTATTTTAGTACATTTTCCTATTTAAAACAGATGTCACTCTGATTCAAAGAAAACAAGCGAGGACAGAATCGATTCATTATGTCtggattttaaaaaaaaaacttttgaataTCAGAATGACATATTATAATATCAATCTGTATTATTGAGAAGTCGATCCCCATTGGGGCTCATGTACTtcaccaaaactcaaaaccaccttCAATTCTCAAAATAAATACTCATATACACATTATGAGAAAGTTATATGACTgtagaaataaaattaaaactaaaTATCAAAAGAGAACATAACATGAATGGAACGCACCGTAAGTCTGACAAGTTTATTATTCTTAAATATTTGttattattaataattgaaatcaaaGTGATTGGTTTAGCCGGTAACCGGTGACAAAGAAGAATGGGAAAACTCAGGAAGGAGCAAATGTCCTTTTACTTTTGGAATCCAGGAAGGTGCAATCTGGGTTTGCATTAGTTTTATCATGCATGCATCCAAGTGTCCAACCAAACTGTCCCAATTTTGGTACGATGAGATAAATCAGGTTCCCACCCAAGCACTTCGGGAAGGGATTTGAACAGCAGAATAATGACAATGCTGCACTGTGCCTTTTGTTTGTTGGTATTTGACTATCTGTGGGGGTTTATTGTGAATACCAACAACTTTGGTGGGCATGTTTGGAAGTTAGTTCTGTAACAAACTAGCTAGTTCACCCTACTTGTAAACCTTAGTACTTTTCCATCTAATTATTGGAACGGATGGTAGTCTTGGAGTGCCTCTCGAGGGAATGGTAGAGGTTTGTGAAGGAATTTTGAAAGGGGTATTGAGATCCcttgatttgatttggtgaaAAGGTCGGCTGTCATTGTTTATTTGTTTCGGAATATCGTTGTCATTCATTTTCGTACATAGTTATTTACATGGACAATGATGCATGAATATAATACATTTACTTGGACAAAATTTCTATTTGTTACGACGGTTAAGAGAAAAACGGATAATGATTTAGAGCACACCAATGTTTAAATAAATGGCGTATTTGACAATTGTTGATTTATATAAACCCTACAACAATCATCAGTAATTGATGGCTAAGTTATATAAGATCTTACAAAATGTAATTTCAAGACGAATATAAACACTTTTTCTcatttaaaatttattaattatTCATGTATCTGACAATTATAATCTAAGAAATGACAACCCAACAACAAAAAGGGTAGGCTGAGATAGAGCTTTCATATTGCAAAGATATGTCAAATTTGCAATGCATTTCCAATAATGTGAAAACTGAAAACATCAATCCACACAACACACTGT is a window from the Rosa chinensis cultivar Old Blush chromosome 2, RchiOBHm-V2, whole genome shotgun sequence genome containing:
- the LOC112186742 gene encoding auxilin-like protein 1, which encodes MENLSHSRHPNRSASKVISNGGFLAKTLYDDVYGGPPKFGLSSSSSSLSPRLEDYGEIFGAFHASRASSIPVLEVPVAASAADDDNEEFFDVRSSGFDYSEVFGGFDGLDFAVAYDDLVKQPYGGDGGSSDEAWTPAESGSLSGESNHSVKNQSFTDGDPYYSFDGSSEFGISYNKVHQKSNKESLNGRTHANPVTAAPGYRYMPDEITPVQQTNFNNQSLLVTDDRKFNMYSNVEMVNEKHLRKTVSHPPNGSSARQAYGDSHKPEKGYGRNGSRHKEPFVTISDINLRTQPSPLPPPCRPPPIVDDNSGDSGRLSSNSNTVSSDERTGDSSPPFFDVEVDASSSAAVSAAAMKEAMEKARVQLRSAKELMQRKKEGYRSRSKSRSKKEIKEEEVKVGKVADGSSCKKDDRVRGTSEREDSRLKFAVSEETQKVLKKVREDPESLGYEKSSEAAENLVQEKHGKGSWSSQGSFKINEASEWQEATQYFELVALDDTKKAFEQANKDEILVQSTKGHEQRQKDKTTLEVLEQQETDKKLRAVVEVHDPEDLEKKHRGLEECNARSKDAKESRRRKEHEKKEKVTQETFEKGENEMSSRVGKLPAESEKQRGRSVKSDKHENMAEVEGKESKFNVENATQQKDNEAKLQENDKSIRIEERHKESRGMEGIENRQETLEQEENERRLIEAFKQAENEKRLKEVLEKEENEKRLKEALEQAENEKRLKKTLELQENEKKLKETLERENKRRQKEAAQREENEKRLKEALEKEENEKRLKEENEKRLKKALELQENEKKLKEALERENKKRQKEAAQREENEKRLKEALELEEYQKRQKDAREREENERRLKMAHSHEQQYAIKRLKESQEKAFKQAEIQQKLDEASVSEETEKNIKVADDREDVEVLNKTQKGTERNENVQELRSVKKTHLHMEVEDHKVSDETCNQDCNENSQPTQIARNHDENSETMKEFQEVHAHEENGEKKTNNKNSDTQSGPEVVESVNVSLDLEYKASALSQEELEDGEKRFRRKDANESLPLDSSVKKAKEEIRAEPKVRKRELGGVETKNGPVDEKFKAAGLSGLAQGGTESGKGQFRMDDAYESIPFVNFVKKAVEASSGFEKPQPINSTSQKDSDHETQKMECAQEWKEREKDSKQVHASSNQEENLAAEPVKEFVDNRRKTEAAHPAMAEINNRKSSQQVNASQASEWKAKNLKENPLNREKEKERLKRERELENDRLRKIEEEREREREREKDRMAVDRATLEARDWAYVEARERAERVALERATADARQRAMAEARERLEKACAEAREKSLAGKAAMEARLKAERAAVERATAEARERAAEKLMAERASFETRERVQRSVSDKFSASSRNNGLRHCSSSSDLQDPQKSRHPYSTAYGERYEGVEGESAQRCKARLERHARTAERAAKALAEKNMRDLLAQREQAERNRLAETLDADVKRWSSGKEGNLRALLSTLQYILGPDSGWHPIPLTEVITAAAVKRAYRKATLCVHPDKLQQRGASIHQKYICEKVFDLLKEAWNKFNSEER